From a single Adhaeribacter swui genomic region:
- a CDS encoding efflux transporter outer membrane subunit — translation MQKYITSWPFMLAVLIVTACKVSEDKTSSLAKVPEQFRNALTTETTSIADLEWKSFFTEATLQRLIDSAIVKNYDMQVAVKNIEAANLQLKQTRWNYVPEVNLQVSTSTNNPSENSITGLNLSQFDLGIKHINDYTAGINLSWEADIWGKIRNQQKAALAAYLQTQEARKAIQTNIVAAVSKGFYNLLMLDAQLKIAQKNIALNDSTLAIIRLQYKAGQVTALAVQQAEAQQQVATQLLPQFEQNIAIQENFLKILSGELPDKVERSISLDQLTFPEELSAGVPATLVSRRPDVKSYELALTAANARIGVTKANMYPALRITATGGLNSFSSSNWFNVPASLFGIVSGSVLQPVLQSRRLRTQYEVAKIERDKAVLQFRQSVLVAVGETSDALVKIDKLKTQEATAIQRVQTLRQATANANMLFKSGIANYLEVITAQSNVLQSELTLAAVRRQRLDAVTELYAALGGGWK, via the coding sequence ATGCAAAAATATATAACAAGTTGGCCTTTCATGCTCGCGGTGCTTATTGTTACTGCCTGCAAAGTATCCGAGGACAAAACAAGTTCCCTGGCCAAGGTACCGGAGCAATTCCGGAATGCGCTCACTACCGAAACCACCAGCATTGCCGATTTAGAATGGAAAAGCTTTTTCACCGAAGCTACGCTGCAAAGATTGATTGACAGCGCCATTGTTAAAAATTACGATATGCAGGTGGCCGTTAAAAACATTGAAGCGGCTAATCTCCAGCTCAAACAAACCCGCTGGAACTACGTGCCGGAAGTAAATTTGCAGGTGAGTACCAGCACGAATAACCCCTCTGAAAATAGTATAACCGGTTTAAACTTAAGCCAGTTTGATTTAGGGATTAAACACATTAACGATTATACCGCCGGAATAAACTTATCCTGGGAGGCGGATATCTGGGGCAAAATCCGGAATCAGCAAAAAGCAGCGCTGGCGGCTTATCTGCAAACCCAGGAGGCCCGCAAAGCCATTCAAACCAATATTGTAGCGGCCGTTTCCAAAGGCTTTTATAATTTGTTAATGCTGGATGCCCAGTTAAAAATTGCGCAAAAAAACATTGCCTTAAACGATAGTACCTTGGCTATTATCCGGTTGCAATACAAAGCCGGCCAGGTAACGGCCCTGGCGGTACAACAAGCCGAAGCCCAGCAACAGGTAGCTACCCAACTTTTGCCGCAGTTCGAACAGAATATTGCTATCCAGGAGAATTTTTTAAAAATTCTGTCCGGCGAACTACCGGATAAAGTAGAACGCAGCATTTCCCTGGACCAATTAACGTTTCCGGAAGAGTTGTCGGCTGGCGTTCCGGCCACGCTGGTGAGTCGCCGGCCCGATGTAAAAAGTTATGAGCTTGCTTTGACCGCGGCCAACGCCCGGATTGGGGTAACCAAAGCCAACATGTATCCGGCACTTCGTATTACGGCGACCGGGGGGCTTAATTCTTTTAGCAGCAGTAATTGGTTTAACGTACCGGCTTCATTATTTGGCATTGTGTCGGGGAGTGTGTTGCAGCCGGTTCTGCAGTCCCGGAGATTACGGACCCAGTACGAAGTTGCCAAAATAGAACGCGATAAAGCCGTGTTGCAATTCCGCCAATCGGTGCTGGTAGCAGTGGGCGAAACGTCGGATGCCCTGGTGAAAATAGATAAGTTAAAAACCCAGGAGGCCACTGCCATCCAGCGCGTGCAAACCCTACGGCAAGCCACAGCCAACGCCAACATGCTATTTAAAAGTGGCATTGCCAATTATCTCGAAGTAATTACCGCCCAAAGCAACGTGCTGCAAAGTGAACTAACCTTGGCCGCTGTTAGAAGACAACGACTCGATGCGGTAACGGAACTCTATGCCGCGCTGGGTGGTGGCTGGAAGTAA